A genome region from Megalobrama amblycephala isolate DHTTF-2021 unplaced genomic scaffold, ASM1881202v1 scaffold467, whole genome shotgun sequence includes the following:
- the LOC125261705 gene encoding gastrula zinc finger protein XlCGF8.2DB-like isoform X1, translating into MPFIKEEREDLKMVFIKEESEDIKIEETFRVKQEESEEQAGLMVLKEESEVEEHDQYKNHHDFTTGEKTFSCSQTEKTSSRKRAKKTGTRRNFTCQQCGKCFNQHENLKVHMRIHTGEKPYTCPQCKKTFSEKVSLKRHMRGHTGEKPYTCQQCGNTFAEKVSLKRHMRIHTGEKPYTCQQCGKCFAEKVSLKRHMRIHTGQKPYTCPQCGKSFSSKGSLKVHMRIHTGENPYTCQQCGNTFNIKGSLKKHMRTHTGEKPYTCPQCEISFTLKESLNRHLRIHTGEKPYTCPQCGKTFAEKVSLNRHTRIHTGEKPYTCPQCGKSFTQIGNLKVHMSVHTGEMPFTCQQCGRSFNRKGNLNCHMRIHTRATAWKEFLST; encoded by the exons ATgccgtttattaaagaggagcgTGAAGACTTAAAGAtggtgtttattaaagaggagagtgaagacataaagattgaagaaacattcagagtgaaacaagAAGAAAGTGAGGAACAAGcag GCCTGATGGTGCtaaaagaggagagtgaagtaGAAGAGCATGATCAATACAAGAATCATCATGATTTCACAACTGGAGAAAAAACTTTTAGTTGCTCACAAACTGAAAagacttcctcacgaaaaaggGCTAAAAAGACAGGAACTAGAAGGaatttcacctgccaacagtgtggaaagtgtTTCAACCAACATGAAAatcttaaagtccacatgagaattcacacaggagagaaaccttacacaTGTCCTCAGTGTAAAAAGACTTTTTCTGAAAAAGTAAGCCTTAAAAGACACATGAGAggtcacactggagaaaagccttacacttGCCAACAGTGTGGGAACACTTTTGCTGAAAAAGTAAGCCTTAAAagacacatgagaattcacacaggagagaagccttacacctgccaacagtgtggaaagtgtTTTGCTGAAAAAGTAAGCCTTAAAagacacatgagaattcacactggacaGAAGCCTTACacatgccctcagtgtggaaagagtttcagtagtaaaggaagccttaaagtccacatgagaattcatactggagagaacccttatacctgccaacagtgtggaaacaCATTCAATATAAAAGGAAGCCTTAAAAaacacatgagaactcacactggagagaagccttacacctgtcctcagtgtgaaataaGTTTCACTCTAAAAGAAAGCCTTAACAGACACTTGAGAATTCACAcaggagagaaaccttacacatgtcctcagtgtggaaagacttTTGCTGAAAAAGTAAGCCTTAACAGACACacgagaattcacactggagagaagccttacacatgccctcagtgtggaaagagtttcactcaaattggaaaccttaaagtccacatgagtgttcacactggagagatgCCTtttacctgccaacagtgtggaagaAGTTTCAACcgaaaaggaaaccttaattgccacatgagaattcacactagaGCAACAGCGTGGAAAGAGTTTTTATCAACATGA
- the LOC125261703 gene encoding uncharacterized protein LOC125261703 has translation MAEARISQDEFMCSVCLDLLKDPVTIPCGHSYCKSCITDCWDQEDQMRVYSCPQCRQTFSPRPALAKNTILAEMVEKLKKIKLPADCYAGAGDVQCDVCTGRKHKAVKSCLVCLNSYCQNHLEQHESLFKGKRHNLTEATGRLQEMICQTHDKLLEVFCRTDQKCICVLCTMDEHKNHDTVSAAAQRTEKQKQLKETQRWFQQRIQQREKDLQQLREAVESHKHSAQTAVEDSERIFTEHAELEQLSHTQDHIHFLQAMVLAVIAEHSLPLTIAPVLVELSQCLAADKAALSQIKLSRTAASYKMVYGMGHTFAERTFSNLRQYTFSLNVDESTSSSNKKVLSMLVSYFNKELNDVVVEHLGSLEVAKVSSASLERVMCDFFQKKNIPWSNLISIMLDSCNVMRGSKSGLETRIRERHCSTLLNVDGDSCHHIHNSAKRFAEPFENYYIHTDHQWAPDQLGYLKEIAEFLDIPATNPQRFVSHRWLSAYDVGINTKRMLPVFRVLYFGFMGKQDQELYKEILQDLYRDLGVSEKAQRRVEFIHQDLCKKGMTDLGKKRKARIVKKIWVENQKVNLILSVYLGVLPILKEYVMVFQGSKTLVHKLHDKQLEVFINFLACFIKPEHLKMSPKKLLELDLANNTLHSQIYVGKVAEDLIAAHPKHPIIMDFIGKVTKAYTACGKYMQNKLPLKSKTLQALSSIDPVVRGHSQAVTQLKELARIMKHLVPLESDITQEIIRYNVDPNLAKYEDGDDIVKWWAHVMSLGKYPALSQVIRGALSIFHGPLVESSFSLMGDVIDAKRSSMKISTFDAVQTVKYVLRSRGKTGIGMFKRDDIKLGPVVKTLCQNIRVAGRRDKTDREKRMEAKQKRQVEYGCSATCESAEKAKTTALAEERQTRLKHVDKKINAARRKALDTLQEVARKKRKLE, from the exons atggcagaagccagaATATCTCAGGATGAGTTCATGTGTtcagtgtgtctggatctcctgaaggatccagtgaccattccctgtggacacagttactgtaagagCTGTATTACAGActgctgggatcaggaggatcagatgagagtctacagctgtcctcagtgcagacagaccttcagtccaagacctgctttagctaaaaacaccattctggctgaaatggtggagaaactgaagaagattaaacttcctgctgactgttacgctggagctggagacgtgcagtgtgacgtctgtactggaagaaaacacaaagccgtcaagtcctgtctggtgtgtctgaactcttactgtcagaatcaccttgaacaacatgagagtttgtttaaaggaaagagacacaatctgactgaagccactggacgactgcaggagatgatctgccaAACACATGATAAACTCCTTGAGGTTTTCTGCCGCACTGATCAGAAGTGTATATGTGTGCTGTGTACGatggatgaacataaaaaccacgacactgtatcagctgcagcacagaggacagagaaacag AAGCAGCTGAAGGAGACGCAGAGGTGgttccagcagaggatccagcagagagagaaagatcttcagcagctgagagaggctgtggagtctcataag cactctgcacagacagcagtggaggacagtgagaggatcttcactgagc acgctgagctggagcagctttcacacacacaggatcacatccatttcctgcag GCAATGGTCCTGGCAGTTATTGCTGAGCACTCTCTACCTCTGACAATAGCACCTGTGTTGGTGGAGTTAAGCCAGTGTCTAGCTGCAGACAAGGCAGCCCTTAGCCAAATTAAACTCTCCCGCACTGCAGCTTCTTATAAAATGGTGTATGGTATGGGCCATACATTTGCGGAGAGAACTTTCTCCAACTTACGACAATACACCTTCTCTCTGAATGTGGATGAGAGTACCTCCAGCAGTAATAAGAAGGTCCTTTCTATGTTGGTCAGCTACTTCAACAAAGAGCTCAATGATGTTGTGGTTGAACACCTGGGCTCCCTTGAAGTTGCGAAAGTCAGTTCAGCTAGTTTGGAGAGGGTGATGTGTGACttttttcagaaaaagaacattcCTTGGTCGAACCTAATTAGCATAATGCTAGACTCATGCAACGTGATGCGCGGGAGCAAATCAGGGCTGGAGACAAGGATACGAGAGAGGCATTGTTCCACTCTGCTCAATGTGGATGGTGACTCTTGCCATCACATCCACAACTCTGCAAAGAGATTTGCTGAACCTTTTGAAAACTACTACATCCACACAGACCATCAATGGGCACCAGATCAG TTGGGGTACCTGAAAGAAATAGCAGAGTTCCTGGACATACCTGCCACAAATCCCCAGCGATTTGTCTCCCATCGTTGGTTGTCAGCTTATGACGTAGGGATCAATACTAAAAGAATGTTACCTGTGTTCAGAGTGCTCTACTTTGGATTTATGGGAAAGCAGGACCAAGAACTGTATAAAGAAATATTACAGGACCTGTACAGAGACCTTGGTGTGAGTGAAAAGGCTCAACGAAGGGTTGAATTTATTCACCAGGATCTCTGCAAGAAgg gaATGACTGATTTGGGGAAGAAAAGGAAGGCCCGAATTGTAAAGAAGATTTGGGTGGAAAACCAAAAAGTGAACCTTATTCTTAGTGTGTACCTTGGTGTCCTCCCAATTTTGAAGGAATACGTGATGGTCTTTCAA GGAAGTAAAACCTTGGTTCACAAGCTTCATGACAAGCAACTTGAAGTGTTCATCAACTTTCTTGCCTGCTTCATCAAGCCTGAGCATCTGAAGATGTCGCCAAAGAAATTGCTAGAATTGGACTTGGCCAATAACACACTTCACTCCCAGATTTACGTTGGGAAAGTCGCAGAAGACCTGATTGCAGCCCATCCAAAGCATCCG ATAATCATGGATTTTATTGGGAAGGTGACCAAGGCATACACAGCTTGTGGCAAGTACATGCAGAACAAACTACCTCTCAAAAGTAAGACCCTACAGGCCTTGTCCTCTATTGATCCTGTGGTGAGGGGCCATTCCCAGGCTGTTACTCAGCTGAAGGAGTTGGCTAGGATCATGAAACATTTAGTGCCCCTAGAGAGTGACATCACCCAGGAGATCATTAGGTACAATGTGGACCCCAACCTGGCCAAGTATGAAGATGGAGATGACATTGTGAAGTGGTGGGCCCATGTCATGAGTTTGGGGAAGTATCCAGCTCTCAGCCAGGTTATCAGAGGGGCCCTCTCCATCTTCCATGGACCACTGGTAGAGTCCTCCTTTAGTCTCATGGGAGATGTGATTGATGCTAAAAGATCTAGCATGAAGATCTCCACCTTTGATGCAGTGCAGACTGTCAAATATGTGCTGAGGTCAAGGGGCAAGACTGGCATTGGCATGTTCAAAAGAGATGACATCAAACTGGGGCCAGTTGTTAAAACTCTCTGCCAGAACATTAGGGTTGCAGGGAGAAGGGACAAGACCGACAGAGAGAAGAGGATGGAGGCAAAGCAGAAGAGGCAGGTGGAGTATGGCTGCAGTGCTACATGTGAAAGTGCAGAGAAGGCCAAGACCACTGCTCTGGCCGAAGAGAGGCAGACACGTCTCAAACATGTTGATAAGAAAATTAATGCAGCCAGACGCAAGGCCCTGGATACGTTGCAGGAGGTGGCCAGGAAGAAGAGGAAGTTGGAGTAA
- the LOC125261705 gene encoding gastrula zinc finger protein XlCGF8.2DB-like isoform X2 — protein sequence MVLKEESEVEEHDQYKNHHDFTTGEKTFSCSQTEKTSSRKRAKKTGTRRNFTCQQCGKCFNQHENLKVHMRIHTGEKPYTCPQCKKTFSEKVSLKRHMRGHTGEKPYTCQQCGNTFAEKVSLKRHMRIHTGEKPYTCQQCGKCFAEKVSLKRHMRIHTGQKPYTCPQCGKSFSSKGSLKVHMRIHTGENPYTCQQCGNTFNIKGSLKKHMRTHTGEKPYTCPQCEISFTLKESLNRHLRIHTGEKPYTCPQCGKTFAEKVSLNRHTRIHTGEKPYTCPQCGKSFTQIGNLKVHMSVHTGEMPFTCQQCGRSFNRKGNLNCHMRIHTRATAWKEFLST from the coding sequence ATGGTGCtaaaagaggagagtgaagtaGAAGAGCATGATCAATACAAGAATCATCATGATTTCACAACTGGAGAAAAAACTTTTAGTTGCTCACAAACTGAAAagacttcctcacgaaaaaggGCTAAAAAGACAGGAACTAGAAGGaatttcacctgccaacagtgtggaaagtgtTTCAACCAACATGAAAatcttaaagtccacatgagaattcacacaggagagaaaccttacacaTGTCCTCAGTGTAAAAAGACTTTTTCTGAAAAAGTAAGCCTTAAAAGACACATGAGAggtcacactggagaaaagccttacacttGCCAACAGTGTGGGAACACTTTTGCTGAAAAAGTAAGCCTTAAAagacacatgagaattcacacaggagagaagccttacacctgccaacagtgtggaaagtgtTTTGCTGAAAAAGTAAGCCTTAAAagacacatgagaattcacactggacaGAAGCCTTACacatgccctcagtgtggaaagagtttcagtagtaaaggaagccttaaagtccacatgagaattcatactggagagaacccttatacctgccaacagtgtggaaacaCATTCAATATAAAAGGAAGCCTTAAAAaacacatgagaactcacactggagagaagccttacacctgtcctcagtgtgaaataaGTTTCACTCTAAAAGAAAGCCTTAACAGACACTTGAGAATTCACAcaggagagaaaccttacacatgtcctcagtgtggaaagacttTTGCTGAAAAAGTAAGCCTTAACAGACACacgagaattcacactggagagaagccttacacatgccctcagtgtggaaagagtttcactcaaattggaaaccttaaagtccacatgagtgttcacactggagagatgCCTtttacctgccaacagtgtggaagaAGTTTCAACcgaaaaggaaaccttaattgccacatgagaattcacactagaGCAACAGCGTGGAAAGAGTTTTTATCAACATGA